One stretch of Thermanaerosceptrum fracticalcis DNA includes these proteins:
- a CDS encoding TRAP transporter small permease, which produces MAKKLIYKLHSTVGVISDKLNSIAEIISIIIGIVLLGSLSMGVFSRYVIKNPYIWTEEIARFCMIWLTFIGGSVAMKQRELVNFSVLIDSIPAKFSKFLRLVNTLLIILFIAIFLRYGIDALKLFMRMKASATGLSLFWPSVGLYLGAIFMLVHSIHMLLEQAISMRKN; this is translated from the coding sequence TTGGCAAAAAAACTTATTTATAAACTACATTCCACAGTAGGTGTTATAAGTGATAAGTTAAACAGTATTGCTGAAATTATTTCAATTATAATAGGCATCGTCTTACTGGGTTCTCTGTCAATGGGGGTATTTTCCAGATATGTTATTAAAAATCCTTACATTTGGACTGAGGAAATAGCCAGGTTTTGTATGATCTGGTTAACTTTCATTGGTGGAAGTGTAGCCATGAAACAAAGGGAACTTGTTAATTTCTCAGTTTTAATCGATTCAATTCCAGCTAAATTTTCTAAATTTTTAAGGCTAGTTAACACATTATTAATAATACTATTCATTGCAATATTTCTAAGATATGGCATTGATGCTTTAAAATTATTCATGCGAATGAAAGCATCTGCTACCGGATTGTCATTATTCTGGCCTTCAGTTGGCTTGTATTTAGGAGCGATCTTTATGTTAGTTCACTCAATACACATGCTTCTTGAACAGGCTATTTCTATGAGAAAAAATTGA
- a CDS encoding TRAP transporter substrate-binding protein translates to MKKLISILLIFCMATLLFTGCSGQKPADSKPPEEKTNEVKPIVLRFADTEVPGMPEYEGNLYFIKLVEERTKGKVKIEYYHSNQMGNDKQITAAAMAGTLDIVKCAAGNFSEFSKALSFTDLPGLFKNAEHMRKVWKSDIREQVTSQIKKDTGLTPVMFDIDGGAARALFYNKKPITVPADIKGMKFRTTGSPIEVSLFKEWGVAATPMNFNELYTSLQQGVVDGMYGHPIGTYYNKLCEVTKYCTIVDISYITTLKLLSKSAVEKLGGENSELYNIVIQAGKEAELEKDKLISNKNKEIEDLITKAGVKIIKPNSDQIKLWREAAQKVWSEYVGSGKLISEELVKKVQELEKQ, encoded by the coding sequence ATGAAAAAGTTAATTTCAATTTTATTAATCTTCTGTATGGCTACTCTTTTATTTACAGGTTGCTCTGGACAAAAACCTGCCGATTCCAAACCCCCCGAGGAAAAAACAAATGAGGTTAAGCCAATAGTACTTCGTTTTGCTGATACGGAAGTTCCAGGTATGCCCGAATATGAAGGTAACTTATACTTCATAAAACTAGTAGAAGAGCGCACCAAAGGAAAAGTAAAAATTGAGTATTACCATAGTAACCAGATGGGTAATGACAAGCAGATTACTGCTGCTGCTATGGCAGGGACCCTTGATATAGTAAAGTGCGCGGCTGGTAACTTTAGTGAGTTTTCTAAAGCACTAAGTTTTACTGACCTTCCCGGGCTCTTTAAGAATGCAGAGCATATGAGAAAAGTTTGGAAGAGCGATATTAGAGAACAGGTTACATCTCAGATAAAAAAGGATACTGGTTTAACACCTGTTATGTTTGATATTGATGGTGGAGCGGCAAGAGCTTTATTTTATAACAAAAAACCAATCACAGTTCCGGCAGACATAAAGGGAATGAAGTTTAGAACTACGGGTTCGCCAATTGAGGTTTCTCTATTTAAGGAGTGGGGTGTTGCTGCTACACCGATGAACTTTAACGAACTCTATACATCATTACAGCAAGGTGTTGTTGACGGAATGTACGGGCATCCTATAGGAACTTATTATAATAAGCTGTGTGAGGTAACAAAATATTGTACCATAGTTGACATATCTTACATAACTACATTAAAGCTTCTTAGTAAATCCGCTGTAGAAAAACTGGGTGGTGAAAACTCCGAGCTCTATAATATTGTGATTCAAGCTGGTAAAGAGGCGGAACTAGAAAAAGATAAATTAATTAGTAACAAAAATAAAGAAATTGAGGATCTAATAACTAAGGCTGGCGTAAAGATTATAAAACCAAACAGTGACCAGATTAAACTTTGGAGAGAGGCTGCCCAGAAAGTATGGTCTGAATACGTTGGTTCAGGTAAGTTGATATCTGAGGAACTTGTTAAAAAGGTCCAAGAGTTAGAGAAACAGTAA